TTGTTCCTGCTTTTACAAAAAATGCCGTATTTGGTTCCATTACATACTCATCTTGATCTTCTATCACCAATTTTGCCCTACCTTGAACTAAGAACATTGCTTCATCCTGATTTTCGTGAACTCCATCCGGAATCATACTACCTATATCAGTGTAATTCACACCCATAGACATACTTGTTGCACCTACAGTATGTTCAGTTAATAATATTTTTGAAGTTCTAGGTGGATCCCTTCTAATGGCTTGAACCTCATCTTCATGAACAGTCACTTTTTTTGTCATCTTATTCTGCCTCCTTAAGATATATTTATAAAAAAATTTAGATCACAGGATTATATCTCCGGAATTTCCATATCAGCCTGATTAGGTTCACTCTGGATTGCTTCCGGGAAATATTTGTCCATCATCTCTTTGATAATCACTGCCTGATCAGCCATTCTCTTGCCGTCCAGTGCTCCAGTAATCTGTCCATGACCGGCAACTGCTGAATTTCCGCATTTTAAATGACAAGGAGAAGCTACACGAACAATCTCAGGAGCTTCATAGGAGCGAATAAAACCACCGGAAGCAGGAGGATTATCGGTATGCAGATCAAGTGGTAGGATAGTTCCTCTTCTTAAGGCTGCCAGCATGGGTAAAGACAGGTCTCGGATGGGATTGATGGAATCGGCACCTAATCCTTCAATAACCTTAAAGGCTACCGGATTACAATGTCCACAGTGGGCAGATGTTTTAAAACGTATGGTCTTAGGTAATTTTCCTGCTTTTCTCATCTCATTCACCAACCAGAGTAAGCCTTCA
The window above is part of the Atribacterota bacterium genome. Proteins encoded here:
- a CDS encoding cupin domain-containing protein, which produces MTKKVTVHEDEVQAIRRDPPRTSKILLTEHTVGATSMSMGVNYTDIGSMIPDGVHENQDEAMFLVQGRAKLVIEDQDEYVMEPNTAFFVKAGTKHRIENIGNIPFKIVWVYSPPLPAHLHLKDK
- a CDS encoding peptidase, which translates into the protein MIFQETRDFLEKLGLPKGDLFDLPTSGKTFPDGAHFRIEVPTINSAEAMKSLLENAKRQGVNINRVDETYGIFRHTVAEIKEYAKIAKDFGCGLNMSVGPRAPYDTGATVQTSQGIRVGYRLRGMEQVLRAVEDIKRAVDCGIRGILIYDEGLLWLVNEMRKAGKLPKTIRFKTSAHCGHCNPVAFKVIEGLGADSINPIRDLSLPMLAALRRGTILPLDLHTDNPPASGGFIRSYEAPEIVRVASPCHLKCGNSAVAGHGQITGALDGKRMADQAVIIKEMMDKYFPEAIQSEPNQADMEIPEI